A region from the Hirundo rustica isolate bHirRus1 chromosome 20, bHirRus1.pri.v3, whole genome shotgun sequence genome encodes:
- the SPTAN1 gene encoding spectrin alpha chain, non-erythrocytic 1 isoform X6 has translation MFSSFRKVKVQKMDPSGVKVLETAEDIQERRQQVLDRYHRFKELSSLRRQKLEDSYRFQFFQRDADELEKWIQEKLQIASDENYKDPSNLQGKLQKHQAFEAEVQANSGAIIKLDETGNQMINESHFASETIRTRLQELHRLWELLMEKMREKGVKLLQAQKLVQYLRECEDVLDWINDKEAIVTSEELGQDLEHVEVLQKKFEEFQTDLAAHEERVNEVNQFAGKLIQETHPEEELIKSKQDEVNASWQRLKGLALQRQGKLFGAAEVQRFNRDVDETISWIKEKGQLMASDDFGRDLASVQALLRKHEGLERDLAALEDKVKALCAEADRLQQSHPINASQIQVKREELIANWEQIRTLAAERHARLNDSYRLQRFLADFRDLTSWVTEMKALINADELANDVAGAEALLDRHQEHKGEIDAHEDSFKSADESGQALLSAGHYASDEVKEKLTILSDERSALLELWELRRQQYEQCMDLQLFYRDTEQVDNWMSKQEAFLLNEDLGDSLDSVEALLKKHEDFEKSLSAQEEKITALDEFATKLIQNNHYAMEDVATRRDALLSRRNALHERAMHRRAQLADSFHLQQFFRDSDELKSWVNEKMKTATDEAYKDPSNLQGKVQKHQAFEAELSANQSRIDALEKAGQKLIDVKHYASDEVAARMNEVISLWKKLLEATELKGIKLREANQQQQFNRNVEDIELWLYEVEGHLASDDYGKDLTNVQNLQKKHALLEADVAAHQDRIDGITIQARQFQEAGHFDADNIKKKQEALVARYEALKDPMVARKQKLADSLRLQQLFRDIEDEETWIREKEPIAASTNRGKDLIGVQNLLKKHQALQAEIAGHEPRIKAVTQKGNAMVEEGHFAAEDVKIKLNELNQKWDSLKAKASQRRQDLEDSLQAQQYFADANEAESWMREKEPIVGSTDYGKDEDSAEALLKKHEALMSDLSAYGSSIQALREQAQSCRQQVAPTDDETGKELVLALYDYQEKSPREVTMKKGDILTLLNSTNKDWWKVEVNDRQGFVPAAYVKKLDPAQSASRENLLEEQGSIALRQEQIDNQTLITKEVGSVSLRMKQVEELYHSLLELGEKRKGMLEKSCKKFMLFREANELQQWINEKEAALTSEEVGADLEQVEVLQKKFDDFQKDLKANESRLKDINKVAKDLESEGLMADEVQAVQQQEVYGMMPRDETDSKTASPWKSARLMVHTVATFNSIKELNERWRSLQQLAEERSQLLGSAHEVQRFHRDADETKEWIEEKNQALNTDNYGHDLASVQALQRKHEGFERDLAALGDKVNSLGETAQRLIQSHPESAEDLQEKCTELNQAWNSLGKRADQRKEKLGDSHDLQRFLSDFRDLMSWINGIRGLVSSDELAKDVTGAEALLERHQEHRTEIDARAGTFQAFEQFGQQLLAHGHYASPEIKEKLDILDQERTDLEKAWVQRRMMLDQCLELQLFHRDCEQAENWMAAREAFLNTEDKGDSLDSVEALIKKHEDFDKAINVQEEKIAVLQSFADQLIAADHYAKGVIANRRNEVLDRWLRLKAQMIEKRSKLGESQTLQQFSRDVDEIEAWISEKLQTASDESYKDPTNIQLSKLLSKHQKHQAFEAELHANADRIRGVIDMGNSLIERGACAGSEDAVKARLAALADQWQFLVQKSAEKSQKLKEANKQQNFNTGIKDFDFWLSEVEALLASEDYGKDLASVNNLLKKHQLLEADISAHEDRLKDLNSQADSLMTSSAFDTSQVKDKRETINGRFQRIKGMASARRAKLNESHRLHQFFRDMDDEESWIKEKKLLVSSEDYGRDLTGVQNLRKKHKRLEAELAAHEPAIQGVLDTGKKLSDDNTIGKEEIQQRLAQFVDHWKELKQLAAARGQRLEESLEYQQFVANVEEEEAWINEKMTLVASEDYGDTLAAIQGLLKKHEAFETDFTVHKDRVNDVCANGEDLIKKNNHHEANITAKMKGLRGKVSDLEKAAAQRKAKLDENSAFLQFNWKADVVESWIGEKENSLKTDDYGRDLSSVQTLLTKQETFDAGLQAFQQEGIANITALKDQLLAAKHIQSKAIEARHASLMKRWNQLLANSAARKKKLLEAQEHFRKVEDLFLTFAKKASAFNSWFENAEEDLTDPVRCNSLEEIKALREAHDAFRSSLSSAQADFNQLAELDRQIKSFRVASNPYTWFTMEALEETWRNLQKIIKERELELQKEQRRQEENDKLRQEFAQHANAFHQWIQETRTYLLDGSCMVEESGTLESQLEATKRKHQEIRAMRSQLKKIEDLGAAMEEALILDNKYTEHSTVGLAQQWDQLDQLGMRMQHNLEQQIQARNTTGVTEEALKEFSMMFKHFDKDKSGRLNHQEFKSCLRSLGYDLPMVEEGEPDPEFESILDTVDPNRDGHVSLQEYMAFMISRETENVKSSEEIESAFRALSSEGKPYVTKEELYQNLTREQADYCISHMKPYMDGKGRELPSAYDYIEFTRSLFVN, from the exons GGGAAGCTGCAGAAGCACCAAGCCTTTGAAGCTGAGGTGCAGGCCAATTCAGGAGCCATCATTAAACTGGATGAGACTGGAAATCAGATGATTAATGAAAGCCATTTTGCATCTGAAACCATAAGA ACTcgactgcaggagctgcaccgACTATGGGAATTACTGATGGAAAAGATGAGAGAGAAGGGAGTCAAATTATTGCAGGCACAGAAGCTGGTGCAATATTTACGGGAATGTGAAGATGTCTTGGACTGGATCAATGATAAG GAAGCAATAGTGACATCAGAAGAGCTTGGACAGGACTTAGAGCATGTAGAAGTTTTGCAGAAGAAGTTTGAAGAGTTCCAGACAGACCTTGCAGCTCATGAAGAAAGAGTAAATGAAGTGAACCAGTTTGCTGGCAAACTTATCCAG GAAACACACCCTGAAGAGGAACTGATAAAGTCCAAACAAGATGAAGTAAATGCAAGCTGGCAGCGTCTTAAGGGGCTTGCCCTTCAGAGGCAAGGAAAACTCTTTGGGGCAGCTGAAGTTCAACGTTTCAACAG GGATGTGGATGAAACAATCAGCTGGATTAAGGAGAAAGGGCAGTTGATGGCCTCAGATGATTTTGGCAGAGACTTAGCCAGTGTGCAGGCACTACTGCGCAAGCACGAAGGCCTGGAAAGAGACCTGGCAGCTCTGGAAGATAAG GTGAAGGCCCTGTGTGCAGAAGCTGACCGTCTGCAGCAGTCTCACCCAATTAATGCTTCCCAAATTCAAGTGAAACGGGAGGAGCTCATTGCCAACTGGGAGCAGATCCGGACGCTGGCAGCGGAGCGGCACGCTCGCCTCAACGACTCCTACAg GCTGCAGCGCTTTCTGGCAGATTTCCGAGACCTCACCAGCTGGGTGACTGAGATGAAGGCTCTGATAAATGCTGATGAACTTGCCAATGATGTGGCTGGGGCAGAAGCTCTTCTAGACAGACATCAGGAACATAAG GGAGAAATTGATGCCCATGAAGACAGCTTCAAATCTGCTGATGAGTCAGGCCAggctttgctctctgctgggcaCTACGCTTCTGATGAAGTTAAAGAAAAG CTGACCATCCTCTCAGATGAAAGGTCTGCCTTGCTGGAACTGTGGGAGCTCCGCAGACAGCAGTATGAGCAGTGCATGGACCTGCAGCTTTTCTACAGAGACACCGAACAAGTTGACAACTGGATGAGCAAACAAGAG GCATTTCTGCTGAATGAGGACCTTGGCGATTCTCTGGACAGTGTGGAGGCTCTTCTAAAGAAGCATGAAGACTTTGAGAAATCCCTAAGTGCCCAAGAGGAGAAAATCACA GCATTAGATGAGTTTGCTACTAAGTTGATTCAGAATAACCACTATGCCATGGAGGATGTTGCTACACGCCGAGATGCT ctgctgagcCGCCGAAATGCCCTTCATGAAAGAGCCATGCACCGCCGCGCTCAGCTGGCGGATTCTTTCCATCTGCAGCAGTTTTTCCGAGATTCTGATGAGCTCAAGAGCTGGGTTAATGAGAAGATGAAAACTGCTACTGATGAGGCCTACAAG GATCCATCAAACTTACAAGGTAAAGTTCAGAAACACCAGGCTTTTGAGGCAGAGCTGTCTGCTAACCAGAGTCGCATCGATGCTCTGGAGAAAGCCGGCCAGAAGCTGATCGATGTCAAGCACTACGCGTCCGATGAGGTGGCAGCTCGCATGAACGAAGTCATCAGCTTGTGGAAGAAACTTCTAGAGGCCACTGAGCTCAAAG GTATCAAACTGCGAGAAGccaatcagcagcagcagtttaatCGCAACGTGGAGGACATTGAGCTCTGGCTGTATGAAGTAGAAGGACACTTGGCTTCTGATGATTATGGAAAAGATCTTACTAATGTTCAGAAtctgcagaagaaacacgcGCTGCTAGAGGCAGATGTTGCTGCCCATCAG GATCGGATAGATGGCATTACCATCCAGGCACGCCAGTTCCAGGAGGCTGGGCACTTTGATGCTGACAATatcaagaaaaaacaagaagcTTTAGTGGCTCGTTATGAAGCTCTGAAGGACCCCATGGTAGCTCGCAAGCAGAAACTCGCAGATTCTCTTCgcctgcagcagcttttccgTGACATTGAGGACGAAGAGACCTGGATTAGGGAAAAGGAACCCATTGCAGCTTCAACAAACCGAG GCAAGGACTTAATTGGTGTCCAGAATCTGCTGAAGAAGCACCAGGCTTTGCAGGCAGAGATTGCAGGCCATGAACCTCGCATTAAAGCAGTCACACAGAAGGGAAATGCTATGGTGGAAGAAG GACACTTTGCAGCTGAGGATGTGAAAATCAAACTGAATGAGCTGAACCAGAAGTGGGACTCTCTGAAAGCCAAAGCATCTCAGCGTCGACAGGACCTGGAGGAttccctgcaggctcagcagTACTTTGCTGATGCTAATGAGGCTGAATCCTGGATGAGGGAAAAGGAGCCCATTGTAGGCAGTACAGACTATGGGAAAGATGAAGACTCTGCTGAG GCTCTCCTGAAGAAACATGAAGCTTTGATGTCTGATCTCTCTGCTTATGGCAGCAGCATCCAGGCATTGAGGGAACAGGCCCAGTCATGCAGG caaCAAGTTGCTCCCACAGATGATGAAACTGGGAAAGAGCTCGTTCTGGCACTCTATGATTACCAGGAGAAGAGTCCCCGGGAGGTGACAATGAAGAAGGGAGATATCCTCACCTTACTCAACAGCACCAACAAG GACTGGTGGAAGGTGGAAGTCAATGACCGTCAGGGATTTGTGCCAGCTGCCTATGTGAAAAAACTGGATCCTGCTCAGTCTGCATCCCGAGAGAAcctcctggaggagcagggcagcataGCACTGCGGCAGGAGCAAATTGACAACCA GACTCTCATTACTAAGGAGGTCGGCAGTGTATCTCTGCGTATGAAACAGGTCGAAGAACT GTATCACTCTCTCCTGGAACTGGGAGAAAAACGTAAAGGCATGTTGGAAAAAAGCTGCAAGAAGTTCATGCTTTTCCGTGAAGCCAACGAGCTCCAGCAGTGGATCAATGAGAAGGAAGCAGCACTCACCAGTGAGGAAGTGGGTGCTGATCTGGAGCAGGTGGAGgttctgcagaagaaatttgATGATTTTCAGAAG GATCTCAAAGCCAACGAGTCACGCCTGAAGGATATAAACAAGGTTGCCAAGGACCTGGAGTCAGAAGGGCTGATGGCAGATGAAGTACAAGCAGTACAGCAACAG GAAGTCTATGGGATGATGCCCAGG GATGAAACTGATTCTAAGACAGCCTCTCCTTGGAAG TCTGCACGTTTGATGGTACACACTGTGGCAACCTTCAACTCAATCAAG GAGCTGAATGAGCGCTGGagatccctgcagcagctggcagaggagaggagccaGTTGTTGGGCAGTGCCCACGAGGTCCAGAGATTCCACAG AGATGCTGATGAAACCAAAGAATGGATAGAGGAGAAGAATCAAGCATTAAATACAGACAACTATGGGCACGACCTGGCCAGTGTTCAGGCTCTGCAGCGCAAACATGAAGGCTTTGAGAGAGACTTGGCAGCTCTGGGAGACAAG GTGAATTCTCTTGGTGAAACTGCCCAGCGTCTGATCCAATCACATCCAGAATCTGCTGAAGACCTCCAAGAAAAATGCACTGAGTTGAATCAGGCTTGGAATAGTCTGGGGAAACGTGCTGACCAGCGCAAAGAGAAGCTTGGAGATTCTCATGACCTGCAGCGTTTCCTCAGTGACTTCAG GGATCTCATGTCTTGGATCAACGGAATCCGGGGCCTGGTCTCCTCAGATGAACTCGCAAAGGATGTGACTGGAGCTGAAGCTTTATTGGAAAGGCACCAG GAACACCGCACGGAAATAGATGCAAGAGCTGGCACTTTCCAGGCATTTGAACAGTTTGGACAACAACTTCTAGCCCATGGACACTATGCCAGCCCAGAGATCAAGGAGAAACTGGATATTCTGGACCAAGAACGGACAGACCTGGAGAAGGCCTGGGTGCAGCGCAGGATGATGCTGGACCAGTGCCTGGAACTACAG ctgtTTCATCGGGACTGTGAACAAGCAGAAAACTGGATGGCTGCCCGGGAGGCTTTCCTAAATACAGAGGATAAAGGAGACTCCTTAGACAGCGTGGAGGCACTCATCAAGAAACACGAAGATTTTGATAAAGCAATCAATGTCCAG GAAGAGAAAATTGCTGTCCTGCAGTCCTTTGCTGACCAGCTGATTGCTGCAGATCATTATGCCAAGGGAGTCATTGCCAACAGACGCAACGAGGTCCTGGACAG GTGGCTTCGTCTGAAAGCTCAAATGATTGAGAAGAGATCGAAGCTGGGAGAGTCTCAGACCCTCCAGCAGTTCAGTCGTGATGTGGATGAAATAGAAGCCTGGATCAGTGAAAAGCTCCAGACTGCAAGTGATGAGTCCTATAAGGATCCCACAAATATCCAG CTTTCCAAACTGCTG AGCAAACACCAGAAGCACCAGGCCTTTGAAGCCGAGCTCCACGCCAACGCCGACCGCATCCGCGGCGTCATCGACATGGGCAACTCCCTCATCGAGAGGGGCGCGTGCGCCGGCAGCGAGGACGCCGTCAAG GCACgcctggctgccctggctgaCCAGTGGCAATTCCTGGTACAGAAATCAGCAGAGAAGAGTCAGAAACTGAAAGAAGCTAATAAGCAACAGAATTTCAATACTGGAATCAAGGACTTTGACTTTTGGCTTTCAGAG GTGGAGGCTTTGTTGGCATCTGAAGACTATGGGAAGGACTTGGCATCCGTTAACAACCTTCTGAAAAAACACCAGTTACTGGAAGCTGATATATCAGCTCATGAG GACCGCCTGAAGGACCTGAACAGCCAGGCTGACAGCCTGATGACCAGCAGTGCCTTTGACACGTCCCAAGTGAAGGACAAACGCGAGACCATCAACGGGCGCTTCCAGCGCATCAAGGGCATGGCCAGCGCCCGCCGCGCCAAACTCAATGAGAGCCACCGCCTGCACCAGTTCTTCCGTGACATGGACGACGAGGAGTCCTGGATCAA agaaaagaaactgtTGGTTAGCTCAGAGGACTACGGCAGAGACCTGACCGGTGTGCAGAATCTGAGGAAGAAACACAAGCGCTTGGAAGCAGAATTAGCTGCCCACGAACCTGCTATCCAG GGTGTTCTGGACACGGGTAAGAAGCTTTCAGATGACAACACAATTGGAAAGGAGGAGATACAGCAGAGACTGGCTCAGTTTGTGGATCACTGGAAAGAGTTAAAACAGTTGGCAGCTGCCAG GGGTCAGCGTCTGGAGGAGTCTCTGGAGTATCAGCAGTTTGTAGCAAATGTTGAGGAAGAAGAAGCCTGGATCAATGAGAAAATGACACTGGTAGCCAGTGAGGATTATGGGGACACACTTGCTGCGATCCAG GGCTTGCTGAAGAAGCACGAGGCATTTGAGACTGATTTTACTGTCCACAAGGACAGAGTGAATGATGTCTGTGCTAATGGAGAGGATCTCATTAAAAAG AACAATCACCACGAGGCCAACATCACTGCCAAGATGAAGGGGCTCAGAGGCAAGGTGTCAGATctggagaaagcagcagctcagaggaaAGCCAAACTGGATGAGAACTCAGCCTTCCTCCAGTTCAACTGGAAAGCAGATGTGGTGGAGTCGTGGATAG gagagaaggaaaacagtctGAAGACAGATGATTACGGACGTGATCTCTCTTCAGTGCAAACCTTGCTCACCAAACAG GAAACGTTTGATGCTGGACTTCAGGCTTTCCAGCAGGAGGGAATTGCAAACATCACTGCTCTGAAAGACCAGCTGCTTGCAGCCAAGCACATCCAGTCCAAGGCCATCGAGGCCCGGCACGCTTCCTTGATGAAACGCTGGAATCAGCTACTGGCTAATTCTGCtgccaggaaaaagaaactctTGGAGGCTCAGGAGCACTTCAGAAAG GTTGAGGATCTGTTCCTGACTTTCGCAAAGAAGGCCTCTGCCTTCAACAGTTGGTTTGAGAATGCTGAGGAGGACCTGACGGATCCTGTGCGCTGCAACTCACTGGAGGAAATCAAAGCCCTGAGAGAAGCTCACGACGCTTTCCGTTCCTCCCTAAGTTCTGCCCAAGCTGATTTCAaccagctggcagagcttgatCGTCAGATCAAGAGCTTCCGTGTGGCCTCCAACCCCTACACTTGGTTCACTATGGAGGCTCTTGAAGAAACCTGGAGGAATCTGCAGAAAATTATCAAG GAACGTGaactggagctgcagaaggagcagcgaaggcaggaagaaaatgacaaaCTGCGTCAGGAATTTGCTCAGCATGCCAATGCCTTCCATCAGTGGATTCAGGAGACCAG GACTTACCTGCTAGATGG GTCATGTATGGTGGAGGAATCAGGAACACTGGAGTCACAGCTGGAAGCTACTAAA CGTAAGCACCAAGAAATCCGAGCTATGAGGAGCCAGCTGAAGAAGATTGAGGACCTTGGCGCAGCCATGGAAGAGGCACTTATCTTGGACAACAAATACACAGAACACAGCActgtggggctggcacagcagtggGACCAGCTGGACCAGCTGGGAATGAGGATGCAACACAACCTGGAACAGCAGATCCAAGCCCG GAACACCACTGGAGTCACCGAGGAGGCCCTGAAGGAGTTCAGCATGATGTTCAA GCACTTTGACAAGGACAAATCTGGACGACTTAATCACCAGGAGTTTAAGTCTTGCTTGCGCTCTCTTGGCTACGATCTGCCCATGGTTGAGGAAGGAGAGCCAGACCCTGAGTTTGAGTCTATTCTTGACACTGTAGATCCCAACAG ggatggacacGTCTCGCTGCAGGAGTACATGGCCTTCATGATCAGCCGGGAAACGGAGAACGTGAAATCCAGCGAGGAGATCGAGAGCGCTTTCCGTGCCCTCAGCTCTGAGGGGAAGCCCTACGTGACCAAGGAGGAGCTCTACCAG aACCTGACCCGGGAACAGGCCGATTATTGCATCTCTCACATGAAACCCTACATGGATGGCAAGGGCAGGGAACTGCCTTCTGCCTACGACTACATAGAATTTACACGTTCACTCTTTGTGAATTGA